gcggactcactaaacacaaatgcttcgtttgtaaaggatgtcagagtgttggagtgtgcccctggctatccataaattacATTTTTGAAGATCTAGACAATTGTGCTATCTGGATTGCTCAATATAacgaatttgaaattatttatacttttacaattaagtatattttagcaattacatttacttttgatacttaagtatatttaaaacttttagacttttaatcaagtagtcttttactgggtgactttcacttttacttgtgtcattttctattaaggtatttttacttaattatgacaattgagtactttttccaccactggaatgCAATGTGCACTATTCAATTATTATTTTCCCCCATTAAATTACTGGTATTTGACTGACAGTTGCAGGGACCTGGCTGGGTACCAGTTGGAGAAAGCCTCCAAGGGGACTTATGACCGCTCTGCAGGATGGGGGTAGTGTGTAGGCTCCTTAgtacaacacctagcaacatcaccAAGACGTTCAGAACTCTTGGTGTAAGGTGTGAGGTCTTGGACTGACAGATGCAGGGACCCAGGTTCTAGTCCATATCAGGGCAACTTTCCGAATTCGCTACAATACTTTCATATTCTCGttcatacagtgcattaggaaagtattcggacccattgactttttccacattttgttacgttacagccttattctaaacgtgattaaattaatgtttttcctcatccatctagacacaatatcccataatgaaaaaagtgaaaacagattttacacatttttgcacatttactaaaaatgaaaaacagaaatactttatttacataagtattcagactctttgccatgagactcgaaattgagctccggtgcatcctgtttccattgatcatccttgagatgtttctacaacttgattggactccacctgtgataaattcaattggttggacatgatttggaaaggcacacacctgtctatataaggtcccacagttgacagtgcatgtcagcgcaaaaaccatgccatgaggtcgaaggaattgtccgtagagctccgagacaggattgtgtcgaggaacagatctggggaagggtaccaaaaaatgtatgcagcattgaaggtccccaagaacatcagtggcctccatcattcttaaatggaagaagtttggaaccaccaagactcttccaagagctggccaaactgagcaatcgggggagaagggccttcgtcagggaggtgaccaagaacctgatggtcacactGCCCACAACCGcagagctctccagagggtggtgcgttctGCCCAactcatcaccgggggcaaactacctgccctccaggacacctatagcacccgatgtcacaggaaggccaaaaagataatcaaggacaactaccacccgagccactgcctgttcaccctgctatcatccagaaggcgagtacaggtgcatcaaagctgggaccgagagactgaaaaacagcttttatctcaaggccatcagactgttaaacagccatcactagcacagagaggctgctgcctacatacagacttcaaaatcactggccactttaataaatggaacaactagtcactttaataatgccactttaatgtttacatatcttgcattacccatctcatatgtatatatggATTCTATACATCTATTGCatttagcctatgccactctgacaaTGACATGCATCCAATATTATATATTCTTATTATTCTTTACTTAGATCTGTGTGATTAggttttgttgtggaactgtagATATTACTTGTAGATATTGTGATGAAAAAGCACAAATTTCGCTACACTTGCAATAAATataacatgtgtatgtgaccaataaatgaTTGATTTTTGAAGATCAGAGTtcaacaatttaataaattttagaataagactgtaacttaacaaaatgtggaataagtcaaggtgtctgaatactgtccgaatgcactgtataggcttACCCTTATTAATTATTATATTAAGAATAGGCCTATATGTTATCATAGAAGTATATGTATTATATATTCTTATAATAGTATTATTAATATGATACCATATTCATACTATTATTAATGTTACacattttaaaatattttattCTTGTTTTCAATATTATGATTATTATGTTGTTGCAAAAAGAAATGTTTAAGACTTTCATAACTTTTAAATAGGACTAACTGGAGAagataaataaatattattattattattattataaataaatatTGAAATAAGTTCAAATCTATTAATAACATGCAACTCACTTTCAGTGTTTACTTACTTTCGTCCTTCCATTTATTCTGTAGTTTCCCAGTTTACCATTACAGTGTCGGACCAGGTCGTCCATGCGACTCATGAGAAAGGCTATCTTCTCACAACCAGGCTCTCTTCCTTCAGTCCAGGTTATTTTGTCTCCTCGTATATCTTTAGTGGAGTCACTTCTTTGAATAACCAACTGTCCGTCAGTAAATTTACCAGTCTTGTGGAGGGCTCTCACATCCTCCAAAATACTCAGTCCAGTCTCTTCTCCAAGGAAATTGTCAACAACACAGATGCCATGCTTACTCATACATGGAACGATATAGTCCATAGCCAGTTTTTGCGGGGGGGACCTCATTTGTCCGTTGGTTTTAGAGCTGAGCTTAATTCCTTCCCCAGTCTGCTTGCTGTCAGACACACTACCCGAGCAAGTTACCGAAGTGATAAAATCTTTCATTCTTTCGCCATCTGTCGGCGGATTTGAAGGCCCAGTGTTTGTGGTGCTCTGAGAAGCTGTGTCATTCTGTTCCTCGGTGCTTTTCTTTTTAAGCTGCCTGTCTTGCCCTCCTTTCGCAGTCCGTACGGGCTGTTGTGTTGATTCGGACTGCCGCTGACACTGAGGTTTCTCGGCCTCTTTACAAAACTGCTTGTGCTTCTTCCAGTCCGCTTTCTGGTGTTCTTTACTACAGTAGAAAGAGTTCCGACACCGTCCACATTTAAGCAGGTTTTCCATCTTTCCACAAAGCTCACAATACTGCTGGTCCCTGTCAAATTCATttgctctctccttctccatgcttaTGTCAGAGCGAGCGCCCCTTTAAACCAAGCTCTTTTCACCCGCTGCTACCGTCCAAGTTTAGAAGACTCCTAAAACAATAGAAACGAAATTGTAGAGCGGCGGCATTCCTGCGAAATAATTATTTCATCACATGTGCTGAATTGCCCTCCTTTTGTGTTTCGTAGTAGATTAAATACTGTTGAGCGCGTCATAACGAATTGTCTGACTATTTTGCAGTGTGTCGTTCCGCTCGAGTCGCATGGCGCCTACGCGCCCCCCAACTTCACTCCACACGTAGTCCAAAGTAAGACAACCCCTGACGTCAGCATAACGAGGGCAGGGCCAACCGCTGAGGCCCAAGGCCCATTCATAAGGTTGAAACAAAGCGTGCAGTTTTTTAGAATTCGTTGTTGTTTTTCTCATTCGGATCTTTATTAACTTATAACCActcattattttatattttcagtTAAAGTTAAAGTGCTTGTTTACATAAGCATGTTATGTATACtgcttatgaatgtgttatgaatgtgttatgaagtccTTAGGTACATTTGATGTTCACAATGTTCTTCTCATCGTTAAATATAAAAGTGTTTCCAACCGCAATGAAGCTTTGTTAATTTACAATATGAAGTTAGCCTATTTGTGGACACTCATCCAAATATGCTGTCATTCATCAAATTCACTTTATACTTGAATGAAGAGTGACTATAGCCTAACATTAAAAAACAATATATTCAGAGTTGATTTTAAACATATGATGCTACATTATGAATATAATATAATCATAAACCAGAAATATAACTCCTACATCATAAACCAGAAATACCTGGACCGTAATGACACCTTATCAAAACTGTTGACAGCAATTCACTACCCATTGATGTTTGACTCATTCACTGAAAATAGATACTGGCGAAAGGTCATGTTCCTTTACCTAGAAATTCCACTGCACCAGCAGCATATAATAAATGAGGATTAATATTAAACCGAGTTGAACACCTGCTTGGTAAATTCTGTCCTAGGACATCAAAAAACTTTGATAATGAAATGAAATATAGTTaaatatcaacaacaacaaaaatattttgaTAGGGATAATACAAATGTTGCTGTATAATCAGAGGGACAAAAatttaataataaaaataaaaaataacaaaaaccaCCAAGTAGAAATGTTTGGTAACACTTTCTATGAGGCACACATACCTTAAAATTGCATAATGCCTTATGATATACTTATAGTAAATTATAACACTAGAAAATGTTACCAAGTTTCTTCTAGGCACAACGGCCTACTCAGACACCACATGAAGTCTGTCAAAGCACTGATTATGACATGCCACCCTTGGATAAGACAAAAAAATTACCCAAAGATTATTCTTTCCCATTGCTAtcttagagagaggtagagaattGGTCTGGGGCAGACATATTGTCTGCCAAGTTTTTGAAGGGAACATTAGGGGCTTTTTCTAACTGCTTTTTACCATAGTTATCTAAAAGCTTGAAGTTAATTTTAGATTACAGTCCCGGAGGAATTGCTTTTTCATCCCAGCTGATTTGACCACGGGCCCTTTCCCAACAATTGAAGTTTTCTTAAAAACGAATATAGCTTTTATCAACTTTTCTAAATTGATTGACTGCCCAACATTGTGGCGGTAATCTCACAGGAAAATAGcaagtgttaaatcaaaaatGTCTATATTGTCCTACACCACACGGTGTTAGCTACCTCTGTGTAGTGTGGAACAATATAGATACTTTTTAGTGTTAAATTATTGCTATTCGTGTTAGCTTTCAGGGAGTTTCTGTAACTGTAAAGAGTTCAAAATTAACACTAAtacagttgactacttttgaacACTGTAGAGTTTTAACTTGAATTATACAATGTAAAACCTAAAGGTTAAGATGTTGTGTTCTCACACAGGTCAAGTCTTTATAGTGGTTGTTGTTTGCACAGTAACCATTAACATCTCTCAGTGGCTATATCTGGGGCGTAATTATCCCTGATATGAAAAGTGCTTTGATAAGAAGGTCTGTCTGAGTAACAGTTGGCTTGCTGGAACTTTTCCTGCTAACGCTATCTTAGATAAGCTAAGAAGGGAGGCTATTTTCACAACAACTTTTGGTAAACTTTCTATGAGGCACATGCATAGAAGGCATTATAAGTGCATTTATAATGCCTTATGATAGGCCTACCCTTGTAGTGCGTTATAACACTTGCTGTAAGCTGTCATAACAACTCATAAGTAGTTATAACATCCTTATAATACATTATCTCACCTCTGAATTCTGAAATACCCCGTTGTATGTTTGAAAAGTAGGTAGGCCAATTATATTCACTTCATGGCCAGCCTGACTGTCATCTCCTCAGTTGCTTTTTTGGCACACTTTGCTGCCACATATACAATGACTCAACAACATTGGCACTGGGGCACAGGGTATGTTTGGTAATAACTCAACTTCTCCTATCGGCTCCATCTGACGGCGGCAGTGACTTAACACTGAACGCTTTGTTAGGCCCTGCCATGGCGATACGTGGTACTGATGTTGGCACATGCGGGTAAACCTGAACCCACCCGTGGTCGTGGAAGCATCACAGTATTGGCATTGCCAGTCTTGGCTTGCAGCTGTGTGAGCCTCTCTGATGCACATATTTGCAAAACAGCTGTGTGTAAAGTGACCTTTTGCAGTGTTATGGATGAAAAGTGCACAACACAAGTTCGTTATGGAGGCAGAGTCAAAATCATAATCAATGATTTCAATGATGGATAGAAAGAACACAGCAATTTATGGATAAATAGTCTAAGCTATCCTTACATCTTTACAATGTATCCATTATTCTCACATGGGGGCTTTGAATAAGCCATACCACAGAATAAGGGCGTAAGCATTTAAAGAGAACGTGGAGAGGACTCAAGCAACTGCACATTCACGACCCACATAAACTCCCGCATCTCTCAGTCTGTGATGTATTGTCTCGCTAAGAAAGGCCCAGTCAACCCAAAGTGATCAGCGCACTGGTTTTTTTTTAATCAGATGCGTACCAGATATAAATTCCTGCCCCTATCTACACGGCTGCGCTAATATCACCTCCATTAGAGGGTGTCACGATATGCCAACCCCCTTCAGAAGATGTCGCAAAAGATGGAGGTCATTAATATAGTATTTTAACGTCAGTATTTTGCCCTCATTTTTGTGTCGCTTATGCGGTTCAGCGCTCCCATGGAAAACAAGGGTCCCGGTGTCTTTTTGAGGTTTTGTCGATGCGGGCAGACGTTTTGATATTCTTGGCCGCCTACCACGCCAGCTCACTTTCAAGGtttgcgtctgaaatggcaccctatattcttccctatctagtgcacttttgaccagagccctatgggccttggtcaaaagtagtgcactacataggaaatagggtgccatttgggacggatgCCAACTGTTTATTGTGGAGGAAGTCAGGTGTGcggtctttttttctctctctctccttctcttccttttCTCCTCGTCACCTTAAATAAACCAGACGGTCCCTGGGTTTTTTCAGATCATCGGCGTAGCGGGAAAGTTTCGTCTTTGTGTTTCATGTAACCAGTGAGttactttgtatatatagtttacTTGAACATATTAAACATGTTTTATGTATGTTTTATAATGGCCCTAATCGAAATGACCACAATACTTTCTTCAAGCATTGCACAATGGATTTTCTCACGGGTTAGGGAATTACTGTCCTACCTTTTTGCGAAATAGTGAGTCAACCCATGTAAGGGAAAAGTGGGAAAAGTTTAAGCCTCGTCTCTCGCCAATCTACTGATCCAATACTCCACCAGTCACCCAATAGTCACCTTGCTTAATGGCACATTACTGCCCATGTGCCAAGGGGAGGAATGTTGGACACGCCACGAATCATCCAACCATGGGCACTGCCAGGCACCTCTCTGACACATTCATCACCCTACCCTGCTCTATGATGGCACTcctgggggtggggatggggttTAGAGGTAGTAAAAACAAACGAACAAACagagaaaaacaaaacacataAGCTTGGCAAACTGGCGAGGAAGGGTTTGTGTGTCTGCCATGTCACAAGGTAAATATAACAACTTGTTATATGGAAGACATAACTAACCTGTCATAAGTCATAAGATATACATAATGTTGTCATAAGGTAGACAAAAGTCAGCAATGTTTCAGGCCATAGGGCAGCTATACTCTCTTGTTATGAGGTTATAAGCAAGTTTTCCCAAACGTATTTATAATATATTTTCACATGCACCCATGCATAGGGCAACTATCACTGTAAAACCTGATTAGTTAAATTTACTCAAATGGTTTGAGGAAACTGATTGCATTGAACCATTTgagtttaaaaaaattatcattTGAGTATACTGTACTGTCAAAGTTTGAGTAAGCATAACAAGTGTTCTTGTTAACCGTAACATAACACAATGTTGTTGACATTACCCGaataattacagtgccttcagaaagtattcataccccttttttccacattttgttacgttacagccttattctaaaatggattaaataaatcaaaatcctcagcaatctacacacaataccccataatgacatagcaaaaacagttttttatatttttttgctaaaataaaataaaaatgaaataccttatttacataagtattcagaacctttgctatgggactcgaaattgagctcaggtgcatcctgtttccactgatcatccttgagatgtttctacaacttgattggagtgcacctgtggtaaattctattgattggacatgatttggaaaggcacacacctgtctatataaggtcccacagttgacagtgcatgtcagagcaaaaaccaagccatgaggtcgaaggaattgtccgtagagctcagagacaggattgtgtcgaggcacagatctggagaagggtactaaaacatttctgcagcattgaaggtccccaagaacacagtgacctccatcattctttaatggacgaagtttggaaccaccaagactcttcctagagctggccgcccggtcaaactgagcaatcgggggagaagggccttggtcagggaggtgaccaagaacccaatggtcactctgacagagctttacagttcctctgtggagatgggaggaccttccagaaggacaaccatctctgcagcactccaccaatcaggcctttatggtagagtggccagacggatgccactcctcagtaaaagacacatgacagcctgcttggagtttgccaaaaggcacctaaagactctcagaccatgagaaacaagattttctcgtctgatgaaaccaagattgaactctttggcctgaatgacaagccaAGTGATAGCAGCAGCGTTGAAAGGAGCCATCCAACATTCGACGAAGCTACGTGTCAGACTGTGGCCAAAGAATGGAGGATATCACATTCTTTGATGTTAATTGCCGTAGTAAAAATAGATCCACGTTTCAAACCCTCCTTCCTGTGGCTATTGGGCCTGTAGCTATTGTTTACTGAAGGACCGCTGAAGACCTCATGTAACCTCATTTGTGTCCATGGTTGTCATTAAGAGTCCCATCTAGTTGATGAAATAAGTAGCCCTGGCTAAACTGTGTTGATGTTGTGGCTCGGTTACTTTTCTGGTCTTTTATATATGCTTGATGATTTACAGTTAATGTATAGGCTACAACCTTTTCCTTGTTATTTCCCTCAGTGTCACAGTTCCTCAAATGTATTGGAAGGAGATTATTTTGAGGTGATAGTGTACCGTCTATAATTCTGTGGTTGGGTGCTAACCATCATAACTAAAGttcacaatatatatttttaaaaaatagcaAAATAAGAGTAAAACACATGGTGTAAATATACAAATGTAAAGATATTGCATAGTATTTATTTTTCCTGCACTATTTATTGTAAATATTGAGTGTCACAAAAGCAGCACAGCATATCTTGACGTCAAATGTCAAGTCAATGATGTTAATATCATCATGATAAAAATGACTGTCATGCCATCATTTCAAAAGAGCTGTCACGAAACCATACAAACATGCTTCCAGTAGAGGTCGCTGTAATACAGGCAATTGGTCCTCAGCAACTTCAGTCTTACATACCGTTcagatacaatatatatatatttcattacAAAACTGTTTGAAAAAGAACCACATCAATCCATTGAAGTCACTATTTCTATAGTGTTGTAGAGGTTAATCTATCTTTGAATGAAATTCTACAAGTTTAATCTATGCTTACTGTAACTCAGGCCAGTATTCAGTCATTACAGTCACAGATAGTGGGTTTTTCACACTGCGCTTTCAGACATATGTTTCATGTTTGTCCCAGTTGGATGGGCAGGTTTGCCTCAGCACTACCACTAGACCAGAGTTGTCTTCGGTAGGCTTGAAACGGAGGGAAACGCACCTAAATGCAGTGAAATGGGGAGGTACTATCTGTACTTGTCCAATAACAACTGCTTGTTTTCGTTTTCcattgtaaaacattttaaaacattttctgttGCATGTCGTAATGAACACGACCCAAACGTGGGCTCATCAGTGCTACAATTTTGAGTAGTTACACTCCCGCCTGGTGGATGAATGCATTCCAGGCATCTGTCTGGTCAACAATCTGCGCTTCACTGGTGTAGTGGTTAAAGGGAGTGGGTTCGTCCTCGTTCATGATTTACACAAAccagcctctcctctctgccagtgGCCTAGTTGCGTCACTTTTGGTTTATGTGAAATTTGTAAACGGAAATCACACCCGTTGCGAAGTCAAATATATGTGGAGCTGAGAGTCAAGGGACAGCAGTTGCCCGAGAACCATAGCTTTCGAAATAGAATTTTGGGTTGTTTATCTGATCTAATCCCTTTCTGTTTTTGATGAGTCAGTGGGTTGAGAGCATTGCCTCCCCTGTCAGGACCCTCACGTGGCCTCCCCACGATACGATTTGGAGAACTCTGCCACCCTCTGTGTTGCTTAATTGCTGTGagcttttccctctctcttctctcgttttctctgttctctctctcttgctattctctctgttctctgtctccctgtctctctctctctctcttttctcttttcgTTTTGGCCATGGGTGAAACAGGATGGAGATTAGAGTATCTCTCGCGTGTGTTTGCGTTGAATGGAAGGTTCATGACCTTGGTTAAAACATTCGGACACGATTCATCTAGTGGTCATAGTTTCCAGTCAGCTGGATTTCACAATATAATCAATGCATGTAGACTACAGTATTGATGAAAATGCAGGAAGTCATATGGTTATGCTTATGGTTCAATGCATGCACAGTATGGCGAAAATTGAGCAAGTTACATGGTTATGGTTATCCTTAAGGTTATagatatggttagggttagggttatggttatggctATCACgcttcaggagaagacccagatgcagacagtgtcgaagtaacaaaagtttattacaaaaacagggggcaggtaaacggcaggtcaagggcaggcagaggtcagtaatccagatcagagtccaacaggtacagaacggcaggcaggctcagggcaggcagaatggtcaaaaccggggaaaactagaaaacaggaacttgagaaagacgggcgcaaggggaaaaccgctggtaggcttgacgaaacaaaacaaactggcaacagacagagaacacagatataaatacacaggggataatggggaagatgggcgacacctggaggggggtggagacaatcacaaagacaggtgaaacaaatcagggtgtgacaatggcTATGGCTATGGCTGTGgctatggttatggttatggttatagGTATTGTTATGGTTAAGATTATGCTTATTATTACAATTTATTTTAAGTGTGCTTATTGGCTTA
Above is a window of Coregonus clupeaformis isolate EN_2021a unplaced genomic scaffold, ASM2061545v1 scaf1764, whole genome shotgun sequence DNA encoding:
- the LOC121572380 gene encoding egl nine homolog 1-like, coding for MEKERANEFDRDQQYCELCGKMENLLKCGRCRNSFYCSKEHQKADWKKHKQFCKEAEKPQCQRQSESTQQPVRTAKGGQDRQLKKKSTEEQNDTASQSTTNTGPSNPPTDGERMKDFITSVTCSGSVSDSKQTGEGIKLSSKTNGQMRSPPQKLAMDYIVPCMSKHGICVVDNFLGEETGLSILEDVRALHKTGKFTDGQLVIQRSDSTKDIRGDKITWTEGREPGCEKIAFLMSRMDDLVRHCNGKLGNYRINGRTKAMVACYPGNGTGYVRHVDNPNGDGRCVTCIYYLNKDWEAKEHGGILRIFPEGKAQFADIEPKFDRLLFFWSDRRNPHEVRPAYHTRYAITVWYFDADERARAKEKYLTSAGEKGVKVELNKLSDLS